The region AGTAAAATACTCTTTTTTAGTCTAGAAATCGGTATTTTTGAGTGTTAAAATAATTGCCAATAGTAATTGTTTTATATTGAATATATCTTTAGTTATAAGTCTTAAAATACTACTTTAACGTTGTGTATATTCATGAAAATTAAATATTAAATATCATGAAACAAGTAGTTATAATAATGGGGTGTTTACTATTTGGTGAATTTGTAGTATATCTCACCGGAATTAAAATGCCTTCCAGTATCATAGGTATGCTGCTTTTAACGGTGTCTTTAGAAATGGGATGGGTTAAATTAGATTGGGTTAAAGGGTTAAGTAATTTTTTAACTAAAAACATGGCCTTCTTTTTTGTGCCTCCTGGAGTGGCAATAATGTTATACTTGGATCTTATTCAGGCTTCATTTTGGCCTATAATAATAGCGTCTACTTTCGGAACCATAATTGTATTTGCCTGTACAGGGTGGACACACCAATTGTTTATGAAGCACAAAAATACATTTAAAAAAAACAAGACGTCTTAAACTTGGTGTATGACTACTATACTACATTCAGAAATTTTTATTCTCACCTTAACGTTTATTGCATATTTTTTAGCACAAAGTATTCAACGTAAAACAAAAATGCTTTTTCTTAATCCTGTTCTAATTGCTATAATTTTAATTATTGGGTTTTTAACAGTATTTAAAATAGATTTTGAGTCTTATAAAGCGGGAAGTCGTATGATAGAGTTTTTATTGAAACCTGCCATTGTTGCATTAGGTGTACCTTTATATCAGCAATTGGGTAAAATAAAAAAACAAGCCATTCCAATAATAATATCTCAATTAGTGGGGTGTATTGCGGGAGTAGTTTCGGTGGTTTTAATTGCTAAATTTATGGGAGCACCAAAAGAAATTATTTTTTCTATTGCCCCAAAATCGGTAACGACACCTATTGCAATGGAAGTCTCTAAAACCTTAGGAGGTATACCGCCTCTAACAGCATCTGTTGTTATTTTATTTGGTATATTAGGATCTATTTTTGGTTACGAAATCATGAAAATTTCGCGAATAAAAAGTTCTATCGCTCAAGGTATTTCTATGGGTACTGCGGCTCACGTTTTAGGCGCTTCTAAATCAATGGAAATTAGTGGTAATTTTGGAGCTTTATCTAGTATTGGACTTATTATTAATGGTGTATTAACGGCTTTATTAGCTCCTTACATTATTTCGTTTTTAAGTCTATGGATAGAATTTTAAAGGAATAAATTTTACGAGCAACAATGAT is a window of Formosa sediminum DNA encoding:
- a CDS encoding CidA/LrgA family protein — encoded protein: MKQVVIIMGCLLFGEFVVYLTGIKMPSSIIGMLLLTVSLEMGWVKLDWVKGLSNFLTKNMAFFFVPPGVAIMLYLDLIQASFWPIIIASTFGTIIVFACTGWTHQLFMKHKNTFKKNKTS
- a CDS encoding LrgB family protein, producing the protein MTTILHSEIFILTLTFIAYFLAQSIQRKTKMLFLNPVLIAIILIIGFLTVFKIDFESYKAGSRMIEFLLKPAIVALGVPLYQQLGKIKKQAIPIIISQLVGCIAGVVSVVLIAKFMGAPKEIIFSIAPKSVTTPIAMEVSKTLGGIPPLTASVVILFGILGSIFGYEIMKISRIKSSIAQGISMGTAAHVLGASKSMEISGNFGALSSIGLIINGVLTALLAPYIISFLSLWIEF